A region from the Algoriphagus machipongonensis genome encodes:
- a CDS encoding TonB-dependent receptor gives MKEFFDSPTNYRIVGAARFEEMKPESEEQRTTWENNRAEIYRKSPMNMFRAMITGTQEQEGFYLYGDKAGGSASRNMRSDIFANELGNSVVPYKPDQLVRPADQAGEYLINMKGRIEIHYQKGYSQVNTYRDAPYPVSWLEVTNNTVRVDENGMILNPQDLVFSGDMDTKRISTLLPLDYDAEKAIQLQNLDKTAANYQEKVYVHTDKPYYYAGDEIFFKAYFNYGNKYLREELSSVLHLELINSNRDYILEKKLQIRDGVAVGNFVLPDSLSQENYYLRAYTNWQKNYGPDHYYMQPLSILSPYQRVVEFEEEEMGEPKGISLKSDKETYGKREKVTLTIKASSESQKALAASLSVAVLDQEQIVPISTQPDIFTSLKLEDISSSIGLDRFSYPVEKAISLRGFVTDDKGKPTATDVTAFVNNFEGLINLESDRKGEFLMEDMEFYGPLNITFQATDKKGKPAGKVQIIDDLKAPIALPANPYFPKKETVQTPIRPVIEEEITEAEDDEEEDKESTKEEAIYGKPDYVVEGDKLMATGNTVDLVNSLAGNVPGMRVTVAGVSGKQQIRLRGGAMTLSGSMEPIVMVNNTIMVQTGGTTAADNLRNINVDNIDRVEIVNKTVSMLGDQGRNGVISVYLKEYKEGGENLFESGKGMNNYTIEGYTSASSFYQVDYEQENDPNLIDQRQTLYWNPYLVTDENGTLTFSFYTNDNGGPMTVYVRGLGVNGEPLSGTFTINPK, from the coding sequence TTGAAAGAGTTTTTTGACTCCCCGACCAATTACCGAATAGTTGGCGCAGCAAGATTTGAGGAAATGAAACCTGAATCAGAAGAACAACGCACTACTTGGGAAAACAATCGGGCCGAAATCTACAGGAAATCACCTATGAATATGTTCCGGGCTATGATTACTGGCACCCAAGAGCAAGAAGGGTTTTATCTCTACGGGGACAAGGCCGGAGGATCAGCCTCCAGAAACATGAGGTCTGATATTTTTGCCAATGAGCTAGGAAACTCTGTGGTCCCTTACAAGCCTGATCAATTGGTTAGACCTGCTGATCAAGCGGGTGAATATCTGATCAACATGAAAGGAAGAATTGAGATCCATTATCAAAAAGGTTATTCTCAAGTGAATACTTACAGAGATGCTCCTTATCCTGTTTCATGGCTTGAAGTAACTAATAATACGGTAAGAGTGGACGAAAATGGAATGATTCTCAATCCACAGGATTTGGTCTTTTCAGGAGATATGGACACCAAGCGTATTTCCACTCTCTTACCCTTAGATTATGACGCTGAGAAAGCAATTCAATTACAGAACCTTGATAAAACTGCGGCAAATTACCAAGAGAAGGTTTATGTGCATACTGACAAGCCTTACTATTATGCAGGGGATGAAATCTTCTTCAAAGCCTATTTCAATTATGGAAATAAATACCTGAGAGAAGAACTGAGCTCAGTACTTCACCTTGAGCTTATCAATAGCAATAGAGATTATATTCTGGAGAAAAAACTTCAAATCCGAGATGGCGTGGCGGTAGGAAACTTTGTTTTACCTGACAGCTTATCTCAGGAAAACTACTATTTGAGAGCTTATACCAACTGGCAAAAAAATTATGGTCCAGACCACTATTACATGCAGCCATTAAGCATTCTATCTCCCTACCAGCGGGTTGTGGAGTTTGAGGAGGAAGAAATGGGCGAGCCTAAAGGAATCTCATTAAAAAGCGACAAGGAAACTTATGGGAAAAGAGAAAAGGTAACCTTGACAATCAAGGCTTCTTCGGAAAGTCAAAAAGCCTTGGCAGCAAGCTTATCTGTAGCAGTACTTGACCAAGAACAGATCGTCCCAATCTCCACTCAACCTGATATTTTCACTTCATTGAAATTAGAAGATATTTCTTCCAGCATAGGCTTGGACAGATTTTCTTATCCAGTTGAAAAGGCAATTTCACTCAGGGGCTTTGTGACAGATGATAAAGGAAAACCTACGGCTACGGATGTAACAGCTTTCGTCAATAATTTTGAGGGGCTTATCAACTTAGAATCCGACCGAAAAGGAGAGTTTCTTATGGAGGACATGGAGTTTTATGGTCCATTGAATATTACTTTTCAGGCAACTGATAAAAAAGGAAAGCCTGCTGGAAAAGTGCAGATTATCGATGATCTAAAAGCACCGATCGCTCTTCCTGCAAACCCGTATTTCCCCAAAAAGGAAACAGTTCAAACGCCTATTAGACCTGTGATAGAGGAAGAAATAACCGAAGCTGAAGATGATGAGGAAGAGGATAAAGAAAGTACCAAGGAAGAGGCAATTTATGGCAAACCAGATTATGTAGTGGAAGGAGATAAATTGATGGCTACGGGAAACACTGTGGATTTAGTCAACAGCCTCGCTGGAAATGTACCGGGAATGCGCGTCACTGTGGCTGGTGTCAGCGGAAAACAGCAAATCCGATTAAGAGGTGGAGCCATGACATTATCAGGTTCCATGGAGCCCATTGTAATGGTTAATAACACGATCATGGTTCAAACAGGAGGAACTACTGCTGCTGATAACTTACGAAACATCAATGTAGATAATATCGATCGGGTAGAAATCGTTAACAAAACAGTTTCTATGTTAGGTGATCAAGGTAGAAATGGTGTTATCTCTGTTTATCTAAAAGAATACAAAGAAGGCGGGGAGAATCTTTTTGAATCAGGAAAAGGCATGAATAATTATACCATTGAGGGGTATACTTCTGCCAGCTCTTTTTATCAAGTAGACTATGAACAAGAAAATGACCCAAATTTGATAGACCAAAGGCAAACTTTGTATTGGAATCCATATTTAGTGACTGATGAAAACGGCACTTTAACTTTTTCATTTTATACAAATGATAATGGAGGGCCTATGACAGTTTACGTAAGAGGACTTGGTGTAAATGGAGAGCCACTTTCGGGTACTTTCACAATCAATCCCAAATAA
- a CDS encoding carboxypeptidase-like regulatory domain-containing protein — translation MKQIFTTLYLFLGLLFTVFAQSGNITGTVKDAETGETLPYCNVFVNNTTISTVTDMEGGYTLEGLEPGAYEIGFSFMGYIADTKKITVNPGGTATLNLNMKPFAQELNDVEIKASRDKSWERDLRKFENLFLGNDEIASKSTIENPWVIDFPESEEKTISLHLQTFQ, via the coding sequence ATGAAGCAAATTTTTACAACTCTCTATTTATTCCTTGGGCTACTATTTACAGTATTTGCTCAATCTGGCAACATCACAGGTACAGTTAAAGATGCAGAGACAGGAGAAACTCTTCCCTATTGTAATGTATTTGTGAATAACACCACCATTTCCACGGTTACAGATATGGAGGGAGGCTATACATTGGAAGGTTTAGAACCTGGGGCCTATGAAATTGGGTTTTCATTTATGGGTTATATCGCGGACACGAAAAAAATAACTGTCAACCCTGGTGGCACAGCTACCCTAAACCTTAATATGAAGCCTTTTGCTCAGGAATTGAATGATGTGGAAATCAAAGCATCCCGAGATAAAAGCTGGGAGCGTGACTTAAGGAAATTTGAAAATCTATTCTTGGGAAACGATGAAATAGCCAGTAAATCTACCATTGAGAACCCATGGGTTATTGACTTCCCTGAGAGTGAAGAAAAAACAATTTCATTGCATCTGCAGACATTCCAATAG
- the gltX gene encoding glutamate--tRNA ligase, producing MSKEVRVRFAPSPTGPLHIGGVRTALYNYLFAKKMGGKFLLRIEDTDQTRFVPGAEEYIKESLDWLGITPDESPWNPGSVGPYRQSERKPDYMQYALDLIEAGHAYYAFDTSAELEAMRERLTAARVVQPQYNSITRMQMKNSLTLSEDEVKERLASGDPYVIRVKIPRKEEVRLNDMIRGWVMVHTSTLDDKVLMKSDGMPTYHLANIVDDHLMGITHVIRGEEWLPSAPLHVLLYKFFGWEDTMPQFAHLPLLLKPDGNGKLSKRDGDKLGFPVFPLNWENKATGETAAGFREQEYLADAFLNFLAFLGWNPGDDREIFSLEELVEAFSVERIGKSGTKFDIAKAKWFNEQYLRAKSNSELAEYIMKDALAEGSEISKELAESIANLTKDRATFPADLWNGSKFIVIAPKTFDMNVADKKWNGDAVKVLSNYAKSIDQYEGTYDAENAKSLLAASAESEGVKLGKVMQAVRLAVTGSGAGPDLMEVFAILGAEEVSKRIQYALDTLPVVA from the coding sequence ATGAGTAAAGAAGTTAGAGTAAGGTTTGCCCCTTCACCCACAGGGCCATTGCATATCGGAGGTGTTCGTACAGCACTTTACAATTACCTTTTTGCAAAAAAAATGGGAGGTAAATTCCTGTTGAGAATTGAAGATACTGATCAAACCCGATTTGTGCCCGGTGCCGAGGAGTACATCAAAGAATCCTTAGATTGGTTAGGTATCACTCCTGATGAAAGTCCATGGAACCCTGGTTCCGTGGGTCCTTACCGCCAATCTGAACGTAAACCAGATTACATGCAATATGCCTTGGATTTAATAGAAGCAGGGCATGCTTACTATGCTTTTGACACCTCAGCAGAACTGGAAGCCATGCGTGAGCGACTGACCGCTGCTCGTGTAGTTCAGCCGCAATACAATAGCATCACTAGAATGCAGATGAAGAATTCATTGACACTTTCTGAGGATGAAGTCAAAGAACGCTTGGCATCTGGAGACCCTTATGTAATCCGAGTAAAAATCCCGCGAAAGGAAGAAGTTAGATTAAATGATATGATCCGAGGTTGGGTGATGGTACACACCTCCACTTTAGATGATAAAGTTTTGATGAAATCAGATGGAATGCCTACCTATCATTTGGCAAATATTGTCGATGATCATTTGATGGGAATCACACATGTGATTAGAGGTGAGGAATGGTTGCCTTCAGCTCCACTCCACGTTCTTTTGTATAAGTTTTTTGGCTGGGAAGATACCATGCCACAGTTTGCGCACCTACCTCTTTTACTGAAGCCTGATGGCAATGGAAAACTTTCTAAGCGTGACGGAGATAAGCTAGGCTTTCCGGTATTCCCTTTAAACTGGGAAAACAAAGCCACTGGCGAAACTGCTGCTGGCTTCAGAGAGCAAGAATACCTTGCTGATGCATTCTTAAACTTCTTGGCATTCTTAGGATGGAACCCAGGTGACGACCGAGAAATATTTAGCTTGGAAGAATTAGTAGAAGCCTTCTCCGTAGAGAGAATCGGAAAGTCAGGGACAAAATTTGACATCGCTAAAGCCAAGTGGTTTAACGAACAATACCTGAGAGCAAAGTCCAACTCGGAGTTAGCAGAATACATAATGAAGGATGCGCTCGCTGAAGGATCAGAAATCTCCAAAGAGCTAGCAGAGTCCATTGCCAATTTGACAAAAGACCGAGCAACCTTCCCTGCCGATCTTTGGAATGGCAGCAAATTTATTGTCATTGCTCCTAAAACCTTTGACATGAACGTTGCCGATAAGAAATGGAATGGAGATGCGGTCAAAGTTTTAAGTAATTACGCCAAATCTATTGACCAATATGAAGGAACCTATGACGCAGAAAACGCCAAATCCTTATTAGCAGCTTCAGCAGAAAGTGAAGGAGTAAAGCTTGGAAAAGTCATGCAAGCCGTACGCCTAGCCGTAACTGGATCAGGTGCAGGCCCGGATTTGATGGAAGTTTTTGCTATTTTAGGTGCTGAAGAAGTATCCAAGCGTATCCAATATGCGTTAGATACACTTCCAGTAGTTGCCTAA
- a CDS encoding ThuA domain-containing protein, translated as MGSFFCFNFIPINLTSLKNLLILLVFFFIPLFAIAQKSKHVLAFYTAKNDLAHISFVNEALPWFGKQAEMNGFDFEATQDWDRLNSEELKTIDLVVFLDTRPKNENQRLAFENYMKNGGAWMGFHFSAFALTPSDFPQNWDWYHEEFLGSGQYASNTWRPTSAILKVENPNHPIFNEIPNTFQASPNEWYNWEHDLRNNPEIEILASIDPVSFPLGTGPKPHEIWHEGYYPTVWANKNYHMVYFNMGHNDMDYDGGTNETLSHTFGNKIQDQLVINTLLWLLNKKLP; from the coding sequence ATGGGTTCCTTTTTTTGCTTTAATTTCATCCCTATTAATCTTACGTCATTGAAAAATCTCTTAATTCTTCTTGTATTCTTTTTTATCCCTCTTTTTGCAATAGCACAAAAATCTAAACATGTATTGGCATTCTACACCGCCAAAAATGACTTAGCACATATTTCTTTTGTAAATGAAGCTTTGCCATGGTTTGGAAAACAAGCAGAAATGAATGGATTTGACTTTGAAGCAACCCAGGATTGGGACCGCCTGAATTCCGAGGAATTAAAAACCATTGATTTGGTAGTCTTTTTAGATACAAGACCCAAAAATGAAAATCAGCGCTTGGCTTTTGAAAATTATATGAAAAATGGTGGTGCATGGATGGGATTTCATTTTTCTGCTTTCGCCTTAACTCCATCGGATTTCCCTCAAAACTGGGATTGGTACCATGAGGAATTTCTCGGCTCAGGTCAATATGCAAGCAATACCTGGAGACCCACTTCCGCTATTTTAAAAGTAGAAAACCCTAATCATCCTATATTTAATGAAATCCCAAATACCTTTCAAGCTTCTCCAAACGAGTGGTATAACTGGGAACATGACCTTAGAAATAATCCAGAAATAGAAATTTTGGCATCAATCGATCCTGTTAGTTTTCCTCTTGGTACAGGCCCAAAACCACATGAAATCTGGCACGAAGGATACTACCCAACGGTTTGGGCCAATAAAAACTATCACATGGTCTATTTCAATATGGGCCATAATGACATGGATTACGATGGAGGCACAAATGAAACTCTTTCCCATACTTTTGGAAATAAAATACAAGACCAGCTCGTTATCAATACGCTTCTCTGGCTTTTAAACAAAAAATTACCTTAA
- the rplS gene encoding 50S ribosomal protein L19, with protein MSELIKIVEAEYSEVRAKFPTFKAGDTINVHVRIKEGNKERVQQFQGTVIQRKNPNTNGETFTVRKISNGIGVERIFPIISPAIEQIDLLRQGRVRRARLFYLRGRQGKAARIKEKIRVKH; from the coding sequence ATGAGCGAACTAATTAAAATAGTAGAGGCAGAATACAGCGAGGTTAGAGCTAAGTTCCCTACTTTCAAAGCTGGTGATACCATCAACGTACACGTACGTATCAAAGAAGGTAACAAAGAGCGTGTTCAGCAGTTCCAAGGAACTGTGATCCAACGTAAAAACCCGAATACCAATGGTGAGACTTTCACAGTAAGAAAGATCTCTAACGGTATCGGAGTAGAGCGTATTTTCCCTATCATCTCTCCTGCAATCGAGCAAATCGATCTATTGAGACAAGGTAGAGTGAGAAGAGCTCGTCTATTCTACTTGAGAGGACGTCAGGGTAAAGCTGCACGTATCAAGGAGAAAATCAGAGTGAAGCACTAA
- the trmD gene encoding tRNA (guanosine(37)-N1)-methyltransferase TrmD → MHIDIITVVPGLLESPFSHSILKRAEDKGLAKIQVINLRDYAVGKKKQVDDYAFGGGAGMVMMIEPIARCIEALQKERTYDEIIYMTPDGETFDQPMANALSLHQNLLILCGHYKGIDERVREKYITKEISIGDFVLSGGEIAAAVVADAVIRLIPGVLNDETSALTDSFQDGLLAPPVYTRPANYEGMNVPEVLLSGHEAKINDWRFEASVRRTQERRPDLLNKQENGGSDTASNEK, encoded by the coding sequence ATGCATATTGACATTATCACGGTGGTCCCCGGTTTATTGGAAAGCCCTTTCTCCCATTCTATTCTGAAAAGAGCAGAAGATAAAGGTCTCGCCAAGATACAGGTGATTAATTTACGGGATTATGCAGTAGGCAAGAAAAAGCAAGTGGATGACTATGCTTTTGGTGGTGGAGCCGGAATGGTCATGATGATCGAGCCAATAGCCCGATGCATCGAAGCACTCCAAAAAGAGCGGACTTATGATGAAATCATCTATATGACGCCTGATGGAGAGACTTTTGACCAACCCATGGCAAATGCTCTTTCACTTCATCAAAATCTTTTGATCCTTTGTGGTCATTACAAAGGAATTGATGAGCGAGTGAGAGAAAAATACATCACCAAAGAAATAAGCATCGGTGACTTTGTACTTTCTGGAGGGGAAATAGCAGCAGCAGTAGTAGCTGATGCCGTGATCCGATTAATTCCAGGGGTATTAAATGACGAAACATCAGCTTTGACAGACTCTTTCCAAGACGGCTTATTGGCACCGCCAGTATATACTCGGCCTGCAAACTATGAAGGAATGAATGTTCCTGAAGTGTTGCTTTCCGGACATGAAGCCAAAATAAATGATTGGAGATTTGAGGCATCGGTTCGCCGAACCCAAGAAAGAAGACCTGATTTGCTCAACAAACAGGAAAATGGGGGAAGCGATACAGCATCGAATGAGAAGTAA
- the rimM gene encoding ribosome maturation factor RimM (Essential for efficient processing of 16S rRNA) yields the protein MNKEQCFQLGYVAKVHGLRGEVVVVLDTDNPEDYEDLEHLFLEQKSRLVPFFLEHFVLQPGNKVLAKFEDYDSLNQAEELVGSEVYLPLTALPELEDDQYYFHELIGFEVFDETIGLIGTVQVVYDLETQDLLGVTHQGKEVLIPIQDGIIQEVDKTAKKVFCHLPEGLLEIYLED from the coding sequence ATGAACAAGGAGCAATGCTTTCAATTAGGCTATGTCGCCAAGGTTCATGGACTTCGTGGAGAAGTGGTTGTGGTGCTGGATACAGATAATCCAGAAGATTATGAAGATCTTGAGCACCTATTTCTTGAGCAGAAATCCCGCTTAGTACCTTTTTTCTTGGAGCACTTTGTACTCCAGCCTGGAAATAAAGTACTGGCAAAATTTGAGGATTATGACTCACTTAACCAGGCAGAGGAACTCGTTGGATCGGAAGTTTATCTTCCACTGACAGCTTTACCTGAATTAGAAGATGACCAATATTACTTCCACGAATTGATCGGATTTGAGGTCTTTGACGAGACCATAGGACTGATCGGAACTGTTCAGGTCGTTTACGATCTGGAAACCCAGGATCTCCTCGGGGTGACACATCAGGGAAAGGAAGTTTTGATACCGATTCAAGACGGAATAATCCAGGAAGTGGACAAGACAGCAAAAAAAGTTTTCTGTCATTTACCCGAAGGTTTACTTGAAATTTATTTGGAAGACTGA
- a CDS encoding 30S ribosomal protein S16 produces the protein MSVKIRLARRGRKKMAIYDVVVADARAPRDGRFIEKIGSYNPNTDPASININNERALKWLLNGAQPTDTVKAMLSYRGIMLKKHLQIGVLKGAITQEQADAKFEAWLEEKDAKIAGKTEGINKAKADARQKALDAETAKNQARLDAIKAREDEQKALLAAAEAANNPTEETTEEASEEAAPEESAPEASADGEEAKS, from the coding sequence ATGTCAGTAAAAATCAGATTAGCACGAAGAGGTAGAAAGAAAATGGCTATCTACGACGTGGTTGTAGCTGATGCAAGAGCTCCACGTGATGGACGCTTCATCGAAAAAATCGGGTCATATAACCCAAACACAGATCCTGCTTCTATCAACATCAACAATGAGCGCGCTCTTAAATGGTTGTTGAACGGAGCTCAGCCTACCGATACTGTAAAAGCTATGCTTTCTTACAGAGGTATCATGCTGAAGAAACACCTTCAAATTGGTGTATTAAAAGGTGCGATCACACAAGAACAAGCAGACGCGAAGTTTGAAGCGTGGTTAGAAGAAAAAGACGCAAAAATTGCTGGTAAGACTGAAGGTATCAATAAAGCGAAAGCTGATGCTCGTCAGAAAGCATTGGATGCAGAAACTGCTAAAAACCAGGCGAGATTGGATGCTATCAAAGCAAGAGAAGATGAGCAAAAAGCTCTTCTTGCTGCTGCTGAAGCTGCAAACAATCCAACTGAAGAAACTACAGAAGAAGCTTCTGAAGAGGCAGCTCCTGAAGAATCAGCTCCTGAGGCTTCCGCAGACGGCGAAGAAGCAAAATCTTAA